One window from the genome of Nitrosospira multiformis encodes:
- a CDS encoding YaeQ family protein: MALGATIFKADLQIADLDRNYYRDHALTLARHPSETDERMMVRLLAFALHAHEALSFGNGLSTHDEPDLWQKDLTGAIEFWIDVGLPDEKLIRKACGRAGRVFVYTYGGRVADMWWSQCRGKLEQIKNLTVTNLPLEASRAIAKRAQRSMCLNCTIQDEQIWLADGTESVLIELVTLKSPLPA; the protein is encoded by the coding sequence ATGGCGCTTGGAGCAACCATTTTTAAAGCCGATCTGCAAATCGCGGATCTGGACCGCAATTATTATCGGGATCATGCGCTCACTCTCGCCCGCCATCCATCGGAAACCGATGAACGCATGATGGTGCGATTACTGGCCTTCGCGCTCCACGCCCATGAAGCATTATCGTTTGGCAACGGACTGAGTACCCATGATGAACCCGATCTCTGGCAAAAAGATTTAACGGGCGCTATCGAGTTCTGGATAGATGTAGGTCTCCCGGATGAAAAACTGATCCGCAAAGCCTGCGGCCGCGCCGGCCGGGTCTTCGTTTACACTTATGGCGGGCGTGTCGCCGATATGTGGTGGAGTCAATGCCGCGGCAAACTCGAACAGATCAAGAACCTGACGGTGACCAATCTGCCTTTGGAAGCCAGTCGCGCCATTGCAAAACGGGCACAACGCAGCATGTGCTTGAACTGTACTATTCAGGATGAGCAAATTTGGCTTGCCGATGGGACTGAGTCAGTACTGATTGAACTGGTAACACTAAAGAGCCCGCTACCGGCCTGA